One genomic window of Myxococcota bacterium includes the following:
- a CDS encoding acyl-CoA dehydrogenase family protein: CSEAYFHAAADNIQIHGGMGFTWEAAPHLYFKRAKASELLFGDSAHHREELAKHVGL, encoded by the coding sequence CTGCTCCGAGGCCTACTTCCACGCCGCAGCCGACAACATCCAGATCCACGGCGGCATGGGCTTCACCTGGGAAGCCGCGCCGCACCTGTACTTCAAGCGCGCGAAGGCGAGTGAGCTCCTGTTCGGCGACTCCGCCCACCACCGCGAAGAGCTGGCGAAGCACGTCGGGCTGTAG
- a CDS encoding cytochrome P460 family protein — MSKRIAAASLLALLVALTGPGTREATSAEPQDKYTLQVPDGLAFSDFRGYEGWQVVSLAQTDEVLKVIVANPTMIEAYQSGIPGNGRPFPDGSKIAKLQWTQKKSSDAPFVVNVPDRFKNAFFIEKDSKRFPTTSGWGYALFNYDPASDTFTPDGKGSACGYECHTRVAKQDYIFHPYQKR, encoded by the coding sequence ATGTCGAAGAGAATCGCCGCTGCGTCGCTCCTGGCACTGCTCGTCGCACTCACCGGCCCTGGCACTCGCGAGGCCACGTCGGCGGAGCCGCAGGACAAGTACACGCTGCAGGTGCCCGACGGTCTCGCATTCTCGGACTTCCGCGGCTACGAGGGCTGGCAGGTCGTATCGCTCGCGCAGACCGACGAGGTGCTGAAGGTGATCGTCGCCAATCCGACGATGATCGAGGCCTACCAGTCCGGCATTCCCGGCAACGGCAGGCCGTTCCCCGACGGCTCGAAGATCGCGAAGCTCCAGTGGACGCAGAAGAAGAGCAGCGACGCGCCGTTCGTGGTGAACGTGCCCGACCGCTTCAAGAACGCCTTCTTCATCGAGAAGGACAGCAAGCGCTTTCCGACCACCAGCGGCTGGGGCTACGCGCTGTTCAACTACGACCCGGCATCCGACACGTTCACGCCCGACGGAAAGGGCTCGGCCTGCGGCTACGAGTGTCACACGCGGGTGGCCAAGCAGGACTACATCTTCCACCCGTACCAGAAGCGCTAG
- a CDS encoding alpha/beta hydrolase encodes MPAPLPLRLRALTSAASFAIRRGWLPNPTALLGTPHERRLARKALFIACKPGDPSIHTEDVQVSGRGGPIQARVYTRPDVKPGAPAILFIHGGGFVDGGVDFCDNVQRGLAARTGYVVVGLSYRLAPEHPFPAGLEDCQDVLRWMAESKPAGLDPARIAVGGESAGGNLTVALALSSRDGGGPAIAHLSIYYPFTDATLKSSDWDTSDMPGVDRAAGEFMVRVYAPNDAGHPLVSVLHARLAGLPPSTVITCGHDPLRSDGFWLAEALRAAGVPTRHTHYDDMPHGFLMFSRLTRRADESMDEVAGEIAKAISIKST; translated from the coding sequence ATGCCCGCTCCGCTGCCGCTTCGGCTCCGAGCACTGACTTCCGCCGCGAGCTTCGCGATCCGGCGCGGCTGGCTGCCGAACCCGACGGCGCTGCTCGGTACGCCGCACGAGCGGCGGCTCGCGCGCAAGGCGCTGTTCATCGCCTGCAAGCCCGGTGATCCGTCGATCCACACCGAGGACGTGCAAGTCAGCGGCCGCGGCGGCCCGATCCAGGCACGCGTGTACACGCGCCCCGACGTGAAGCCCGGCGCGCCCGCGATCCTCTTCATCCACGGCGGCGGCTTCGTCGATGGCGGCGTCGACTTCTGCGACAACGTGCAGCGCGGGCTCGCCGCGCGCACGGGATATGTCGTGGTCGGTCTCTCCTACCGGCTTGCGCCGGAGCACCCGTTCCCCGCCGGACTCGAAGACTGTCAGGACGTGCTGCGCTGGATGGCGGAGTCGAAGCCCGCGGGCCTCGACCCCGCGCGCATCGCGGTCGGCGGCGAGAGCGCGGGCGGCAACCTCACGGTCGCGCTGGCGCTGTCGAGCCGCGACGGCGGTGGCCCGGCGATCGCGCACCTGTCGATCTACTACCCCTTCACCGACGCGACGCTGAAATCGAGTGACTGGGACACGAGTGACATGCCCGGCGTCGACCGCGCCGCGGGTGAGTTCATGGTCCGGGTCTACGCGCCGAACGATGCCGGCCACCCGCTGGTGAGCGTGCTCCACGCCCGGCTGGCAGGCCTGCCGCCGTCGACGGTCATCACCTGCGGCCACGACCCGCTGCGCTCCGACGGCTTCTGGCTCGCCGAGGCGCTGCGCGCCGCGGGCGTGCCCACGCGGCACACGCACTACGACGACATGCCGCACGGGTTCCTGATGTTCTCGCGCCTCACGCGGCGCGCGGACGAATCGATGGACGAGGTGGCGGGCGAGATCGCGAAGGCGATTTCCATCAAATCCACTTGA
- a CDS encoding helix-turn-helix domain-containing protein, which translates to MIRPDVAPPDFLQLAGHPLRWRLLRELARSDRVVSELTGLVGEPQNLVSYHLGKLREGGLVSARRSSADRRDAYYTVDLSRIAGLLSDSGGALHPGLRLAAAPRAAAALGPVRVLFLCTGNSARSQMAEALLQSSSGGAIHAFSAGSHPKPLHPNAVRVMRDEHGLDLTSHSSKHLDVFAGQRFDWVISLCDRVREVCPEFPGAPETIHWSIPNPVTGDADDVSYPLFQATAAELVTRIGFLLAVIGERTQEKP; encoded by the coding sequence GTGATCCGCCCCGACGTTGCCCCACCCGATTTCCTGCAGCTGGCCGGCCACCCCCTGCGCTGGCGTCTGCTGCGCGAGCTGGCCCGGAGCGACCGGGTCGTGTCCGAGCTGACGGGCCTGGTCGGCGAGCCCCAGAACCTGGTCTCGTACCACCTGGGAAAGCTGCGCGAGGGCGGACTCGTGTCGGCCCGGCGCAGCTCCGCCGACCGCCGCGATGCCTACTACACGGTGGATCTGTCCCGGATCGCGGGCCTCTTGTCGGACTCGGGCGGAGCGCTGCACCCCGGGCTGAGACTCGCTGCGGCGCCGCGCGCCGCAGCCGCGCTCGGCCCGGTGCGGGTGTTGTTCCTATGCACCGGCAACAGCGCGCGCTCGCAGATGGCCGAGGCGTTGCTCCAGTCGTCGTCGGGCGGCGCCATCCACGCGTTCAGCGCCGGCAGTCACCCCAAGCCCCTGCACCCCAACGCCGTGCGAGTCATGCGCGACGAGCATGGGCTCGACCTGACGAGTCATTCGTCCAAGCACCTGGACGTGTTCGCCGGCCAGCGCTTCGACTGGGTGATCAGTCTGTGCGACCGGGTGCGCGAAGTGTGTCCGGAGTTCCCCGGCGCCCCCGAGACCATCCACTGGAGCATCCCCAACCCCGTGACGGGCGACGCGGACGACGTCAGCTACCCGCTGTTCCAGGCCACGGCCGCGGAGCTAGTGACTCGCATCGGGTTCCTGCTCGCCGTGATCGGCGAGCGCACACAGGAGAAGCCATGA
- a CDS encoding VOC family protein: MTDPREFVSVRYLVDDVAAALAFYTQVLDFQVLTAFPPAFADVARGSLRLLLSGPTSSAGRPMSDGSKPAPGGWNRIHLIVDDIESEVTRLRRAGARFRNDIVSGPGGKQVLLLDPSGNVVELFQPATR, translated from the coding sequence ATGACCGACCCCCGTGAGTTCGTGAGCGTCCGCTACCTGGTCGACGACGTCGCGGCCGCCCTCGCCTTCTACACCCAGGTGCTCGACTTCCAGGTCTTGACCGCCTTCCCGCCGGCCTTCGCCGACGTGGCACGGGGCAGTCTGCGGCTCCTGCTCAGCGGACCGACCAGCTCCGCCGGCCGGCCCATGTCCGACGGCAGCAAGCCCGCGCCCGGCGGCTGGAACCGCATCCACCTGATCGTCGACGACATCGAGTCCGAAGTGACTCGCCTGCGTCGCGCCGGCGCACGCTTTCGCAACGACATCGTCTCCGGACCGGGCGGCAAGCAGGTCCTGCTGCTGGACCCCTCCGGAAACGTCGTCGAGCTGTTCCAACCTGCGACGCGCTGA
- a CDS encoding DUF998 domain-containing protein: MAKQTRPTRALIACGVVAGPMYVIVTLIQALTRDGFDLRYHRFSWLTAGDLGWIQQSNMVLVGALTIVLAIGVRRAMPGGPGSVWVPRLLALLGGAYIVGGLLTADPVVGFPPGTTAELAQKTWHGIAQNASRSASTLFLIAASLVTARWFGAQERRGWAWFYATAIPGAFALLSAVGLAIGGNPTALAFLMTPWIWVTALAIHLYWGESGAPATQTTLLAS, translated from the coding sequence ATGGCGAAGCAGACACGACCGACCCGCGCACTGATCGCTTGCGGCGTGGTGGCCGGTCCCATGTACGTGATCGTGACCTTGATCCAGGCACTGACTCGCGACGGCTTCGACCTGAGATACCATCGCTTCTCCTGGCTGACCGCAGGTGACCTGGGCTGGATCCAGCAGTCGAACATGGTGCTGGTCGGCGCGCTGACGATCGTGCTCGCGATCGGAGTGCGCCGGGCGATGCCCGGCGGCCCGGGATCGGTCTGGGTGCCCCGGCTGCTGGCACTGCTCGGGGGGGCCTACATCGTCGGCGGCCTGCTCACCGCGGACCCCGTCGTCGGCTTCCCGCCCGGCACCACGGCCGAGCTGGCGCAGAAGACCTGGCACGGGATCGCGCAGAACGCCTCGCGCAGTGCGAGCACGCTGTTCCTGATCGCGGCCAGCCTGGTGACTGCGCGCTGGTTCGGCGCGCAGGAACGCCGCGGCTGGGCCTGGTTCTACGCGACCGCCATCCCGGGCGCGTTCGCGCTGCTCTCCGCCGTCGGACTCGCGATCGGCGGCAATCCCACCGCTCTGGCCTTCCTGATGACACCCTGGATCTGGGTGACTGCGCTGGCGATCCACCTGTACTGGGGTGAGTCCGGCGCGCCCGCGACTCAGACCACGCTGCTGGCGAGCTGA
- a CDS encoding alpha/beta hydrolase yields MSKLSDDRRIDPRIKAAMAAFPSMTQSDVRSRDELLAEVNKPEAIAQREQMTKMFDLMDNEHVAPKKGLTVATHEFRSAPDGNTIKVQLIRPESREPLPCVYYIHGGGMQAMSCFDGMYRAWGRIIAGQGVAVAMVDFRNALTPSSAPEVAPFPAGLNDCVSGVKWLHANAARLGIDPAHIVIAGESGGGNLTLATGLKLKQDGALGLIRGLYALCPYIAGQWPQARLPSSVENNGILLDLHNNRGAMAYGIQELERKNPLAWPGFASEQDVKGLVPTVISVNECDPLRDEGIEFYRLLLRAGVPAQCRQVMGTIHGTEIFAMACPDVSRETAASIARFCRTI; encoded by the coding sequence GTGAGCAAGCTTTCCGACGACCGGCGCATCGATCCGCGCATCAAGGCCGCGATGGCGGCGTTTCCGAGCATGACCCAGAGCGACGTGCGCAGCCGCGACGAGCTGCTCGCCGAGGTGAACAAGCCCGAGGCGATCGCCCAGCGCGAGCAGATGACGAAGATGTTCGACCTGATGGACAACGAGCACGTCGCGCCCAAGAAGGGCCTCACGGTCGCGACACACGAGTTCCGCTCCGCGCCCGACGGCAACACGATCAAGGTCCAGCTCATCCGGCCCGAGTCACGCGAGCCGCTGCCCTGCGTGTACTACATCCACGGCGGCGGCATGCAGGCCATGTCGTGCTTCGACGGCATGTACCGCGCGTGGGGTCGCATCATCGCGGGCCAGGGCGTGGCGGTGGCGATGGTCGACTTCCGCAACGCACTCACTCCGTCTTCCGCGCCCGAGGTCGCGCCGTTCCCGGCCGGCCTCAACGACTGTGTCTCGGGCGTGAAGTGGCTGCACGCGAACGCCGCGCGCCTGGGCATCGACCCGGCGCACATCGTGATCGCGGGCGAGAGCGGCGGCGGGAACCTCACGCTGGCCACGGGACTCAAGCTGAAGCAGGACGGCGCGCTGGGATTGATTCGCGGTCTCTACGCGCTGTGTCCGTACATCGCCGGTCAGTGGCCGCAGGCGCGGCTGCCGTCGTCGGTCGAGAACAACGGCATCCTGCTCGACCTGCACAACAACCGCGGTGCCATGGCCTACGGCATCCAGGAGCTCGAGCGCAAGAACCCGCTGGCGTGGCCCGGCTTCGCGTCGGAGCAGGACGTGAAGGGGCTGGTGCCCACGGTCATCAGCGTGAACGAGTGCGACCCGCTGCGCGACGAGGGCATCGAGTTCTATCGCCTCCTGCTGCGCGCGGGCGTGCCCGCGCAATGCCGGCAGGTGATGGGCACGATCCACGGCACCGAGATCTTCGCCATGGCCTGCCCCGACGTGAGTCGCGAGACCGCGGCGAGCATCGCGCGCTTCTGCCGGACGATCTGA
- a CDS encoding enoyl-CoA hydratase-related protein → MDAKDVTYEQDGEVAIVTLNRPRYRNAQSWRMLDELDLALDRAASDRGVKVAIVRGAGEHFSAGHDLGTPEQLEDRARRGVPDVGLREYDAFRKYNLDYTLKWRNLPKPTIAMVRGYCIYGGWMIAAAMDLVFAAPDARFLAGQVEYFSIPWDVGARKAKELLFESRFISADEAAALGFVNRVIPAESLERETLGYARRVAESAHGALRMAKLAVNKIQDVQGFSASMEGAFADFLVMAQMGGHPRKPAKDRRLGGVELALRKRRGEPEP, encoded by the coding sequence ATGGACGCGAAGGATGTGACCTACGAGCAGGACGGCGAGGTCGCGATCGTGACCTTGAACCGGCCGCGCTACCGCAATGCGCAGAGCTGGCGGATGCTGGACGAGCTCGATCTGGCGCTCGACCGGGCGGCCTCGGACCGCGGGGTGAAGGTCGCGATCGTGCGCGGCGCCGGCGAGCACTTCTCGGCCGGCCACGACCTGGGCACCCCCGAGCAGCTCGAGGACCGCGCGCGCCGCGGCGTGCCCGACGTGGGGCTGCGCGAGTACGACGCGTTCCGGAAATACAACCTCGACTACACGCTGAAGTGGCGGAACCTGCCCAAGCCCACGATCGCGATGGTGCGCGGCTACTGCATCTACGGCGGGTGGATGATCGCGGCGGCCATGGACCTGGTGTTCGCCGCGCCCGACGCGCGCTTCCTCGCCGGCCAGGTCGAGTACTTCTCGATCCCGTGGGACGTCGGCGCGCGCAAGGCCAAGGAGCTCCTGTTCGAGAGCCGCTTCATCTCGGCCGACGAGGCCGCGGCGCTCGGCTTCGTGAACCGAGTCATCCCCGCCGAGTCACTCGAGCGCGAGACACTCGGCTATGCGCGGCGCGTGGCCGAGAGCGCGCACGGCGCGCTGCGCATGGCCAAGCTCGCGGTGAACAAGATCCAGGACGTGCAGGGCTTCAGCGCGTCGATGGAAGGCGCCTTTGCCGACTTCCTGGTCATGGCGCAGATGGGCGGTCATCCGCGCAAGCCCGCGAAGGACCGGCGCCTGGGCGGAGTGGAGCTCGCGCTGCGCAAGCGCCGCGGAGAGCCCGAGCCCTGA
- a CDS encoding DUF2834 domain-containing protein, translating to MTSLLLHAAAGVATVAFFFYANAHLYRSDWSGSRTTWLEAVYYLTAIVSVCIGWYFNQKYVFAYPEQASWVHYTRQLFDTPAGGSMAQDAIIANVVLFPLWTIIDGRRRGMRQPWIYFVISLFTSFAFAIELYLAAQERQLRWNARSA from the coding sequence GTGACCTCGCTCCTGCTCCACGCCGCGGCTGGTGTCGCCACGGTCGCGTTCTTCTTCTACGCCAACGCGCACCTGTACCGAAGCGATTGGTCAGGATCGCGCACGACCTGGCTCGAGGCCGTGTACTACCTGACTGCAATCGTCTCCGTATGCATCGGCTGGTACTTCAATCAGAAGTACGTGTTCGCCTATCCGGAGCAGGCGAGCTGGGTGCACTACACCCGGCAGCTGTTCGACACGCCCGCGGGCGGATCGATGGCGCAGGACGCGATCATCGCGAACGTCGTGCTGTTCCCGCTCTGGACGATCATCGACGGCCGGCGGCGCGGGATGCGCCAGCCGTGGATCTACTTCGTGATCAGCCTGTTCACGAGCTTCGCCTTCGCGATCGAGCTCTACCTCGCGGCGCAGGAGCGGCAGCTGCGCTGGAACGCGAGGAGCGCGTGA
- a CDS encoding NAD(P)/FAD-dependent oxidoreductase: MSATQSCDVVVVGAGHNGLAAAALLARRGLRVLCLEKNAYAGGMAGTREILSGCRNDVGASLLFPLAKGVAEELELARYGVETIELPIMAVNLNSKQSPPAVFYGSPLRMAFYVLRHFGIGAMTGFVRLMAFCKYPASLMDRFTPRSVPPTLDELRARAPNARRRKQIELAFTGSAMDLVDRFLPDRERHRTLRALVAFAAVQSTYKGPFTPGSALCLVYTFAQNEGGGLMRRVKGGMGALSDALVRSIVEKGGEVRLRAPVRRVLVEDGRATGVELRDGTRIRARAVISNLDKPATLFGLVGREHFDAETIARVEKIEHRGAYMHLLFKLSRLPSHGAPFEHLNADPRTRFNTTIVPDPEQQQASFEACARGELPEHPAIGMQIPTVMDPSLAPPGFHVATTYGFFFPCEAPRDERGKLRDEMAERIVDRLCEFLPDLRECIVERAVFSSDHFAVMQGATNGDFTHGLIHPEQMIGGRLLVPGSAHATPMPGLYLCGASCHPGPGVTFLPGYGAAYEVAEALASTA, encoded by the coding sequence GTGAGCGCGACACAGAGCTGCGACGTCGTGGTCGTGGGCGCCGGTCACAACGGGCTCGCGGCCGCGGCGCTGCTCGCCAGGCGCGGCCTGCGCGTGCTGTGTCTCGAGAAGAACGCCTACGCCGGCGGCATGGCCGGCACGCGCGAGATCCTCTCGGGCTGCCGGAACGACGTGGGCGCGAGCCTGCTGTTCCCCCTGGCGAAGGGCGTGGCGGAGGAGCTCGAGCTCGCGCGCTACGGGGTCGAGACGATCGAGCTCCCGATCATGGCGGTGAACCTGAACTCGAAGCAGTCACCGCCCGCGGTCTTCTACGGCAGCCCCCTGCGCATGGCGTTCTACGTGCTGCGGCATTTCGGCATCGGCGCGATGACGGGCTTCGTGCGGCTCATGGCCTTCTGCAAGTATCCCGCGAGCCTGATGGACCGCTTCACGCCGCGCAGCGTGCCGCCGACGCTCGACGAGCTCCGGGCGCGCGCGCCGAACGCGCGCCGGCGCAAACAGATCGAGCTCGCGTTCACGGGCAGCGCGATGGACCTCGTCGACCGCTTCCTGCCCGACCGCGAGCGCCATCGCACGCTGCGCGCCCTGGTCGCCTTCGCCGCGGTGCAGTCGACTTACAAGGGGCCGTTCACGCCGGGCAGCGCGTTGTGTCTCGTGTACACCTTCGCGCAGAACGAGGGCGGCGGACTCATGCGGCGCGTGAAGGGCGGCATGGGGGCGCTGTCCGACGCGCTGGTCCGATCGATCGTCGAGAAGGGCGGCGAGGTGCGCCTGCGCGCGCCGGTGCGGCGCGTGCTGGTCGAGGACGGCCGCGCCACCGGCGTCGAGCTGCGCGACGGCACGCGCATCCGAGCGCGCGCGGTGATCTCGAACCTGGACAAGCCGGCGACCTTGTTCGGGTTGGTGGGCCGCGAGCACTTCGACGCGGAGACGATCGCGCGCGTGGAGAAGATCGAGCACCGCGGCGCGTACATGCATCTTCTGTTCAAGCTCTCGCGGCTGCCGAGTCACGGCGCGCCGTTCGAGCACCTGAACGCGGACCCGCGCACGCGCTTCAACACCACGATCGTGCCCGACCCCGAGCAGCAGCAGGCGAGCTTCGAGGCATGCGCGCGCGGCGAGCTGCCCGAGCACCCGGCGATCGGCATGCAGATTCCCACCGTGATGGACCCCAGCCTGGCCCCGCCCGGCTTTCACGTCGCCACGACCTACGGATTCTTCTTCCCGTGCGAGGCCCCGCGCGACGAGCGCGGCAAGCTGCGCGACGAGATGGCGGAGCGCATCGTCGACCGGCTCTGCGAGTTCCTGCCGGATCTGCGCGAGTGCATCGTCGAGCGCGCCGTGTTCTCGTCGGATCACTTCGCGGTCATGCAGGGCGCCACGAACGGCGACTTCACGCATGGCCTGATCCACCCCGAGCAGATGATCGGCGGGCGCCTGCTGGTGCCGGGCTCCGCGCACGCGACGCCCATGCCCGGGCTGTATCTCTGCGGCGCCTCCTGTCACCCCGGACCCGGAGTGACCTTCCTGCCGGGCTACGGCGCGGCCTACGAAGTCGCAGAGGCCCTCGCGAGCACGGCCTGA
- a CDS encoding polymer-forming cytoskeletal protein gives MDAQGGTGWRRLVPGARLEEPAAPAPEAESVVREPNVAVIARGVEMSGRLVVPNSLVVEGEFSGELEIASSVVITESGAVTAPIRARSVEIRGAVMGDIVATREVVIHSTGRLHGDVETPSLVIARGATFNGRTRMYRPEHALQSPAPQPETRA, from the coding sequence ATGGACGCGCAAGGCGGAACGGGGTGGCGGCGTCTGGTGCCCGGGGCGCGGCTCGAAGAGCCGGCGGCGCCCGCGCCGGAGGCGGAGAGCGTCGTGCGGGAGCCCAACGTGGCGGTGATCGCGCGCGGCGTGGAGATGAGCGGCCGCCTGGTCGTGCCGAACTCGCTGGTGGTCGAGGGTGAGTTCAGCGGCGAGCTCGAGATCGCGAGCTCGGTCGTGATCACCGAGAGCGGAGCGGTCACCGCGCCGATCCGCGCGCGCTCGGTCGAGATCCGCGGCGCGGTCATGGGCGACATCGTCGCCACGCGCGAGGTCGTGATCCACTCCACCGGCCGCCTGCACGGCGACGTCGAGACACCTTCCCTGGTCATCGCGCGCGGCGCGACCTTCAACGGCCGCACGCGCATGTACCGGCCCGAGCACGCGCTCCAGAGCCCGGCGCCCCAGCCGGAGACGCGCGCCTAG